The following are encoded in a window of Neomicrococcus lactis genomic DNA:
- a CDS encoding ABC transporter permease, whose amino-acid sequence MSINEPVVETTMEPGAISGSVWKDAFHRLRRNPAAIAGAVIVLAFILVAVLAPVLAPYGGDELPGRREITPTHIPGPGEIAAYPLGLDRFGGDVVSKLLWGAQASLTIGIVSTAMGLVGGMILGLLAGGFGGWVDSVIMRLVDILLSVPNLLLAVSIAAVLGQGQYAVMIAIGVSQVPIFARLLRSSMLQQRGADYILAAQTLGLSRSTITMTHLLPNSIGPVIVQATLTLATAVIDAAALSFLGLGGGLPQTAEWGRMLTYAQTELGIAPQLAFLPGICIAVTALGFTLLGESLREALDPKSRRR is encoded by the coding sequence ATGAGCATCAACGAACCAGTAGTTGAGACCACCATGGAGCCCGGCGCCATCAGTGGCAGCGTCTGGAAAGACGCTTTCCATCGTTTGCGCCGCAACCCTGCGGCCATCGCGGGTGCCGTCATTGTGCTGGCCTTCATCCTCGTTGCTGTCCTCGCTCCAGTGCTCGCGCCTTACGGCGGAGACGAGCTTCCTGGACGCCGCGAGATTACCCCAACTCACATCCCTGGACCCGGCGAGATTGCCGCCTATCCACTGGGCCTCGACCGCTTCGGTGGCGATGTCGTCTCCAAGCTGTTGTGGGGTGCTCAAGCCTCGCTGACCATCGGCATCGTCTCCACAGCCATGGGCCTCGTGGGCGGCATGATCTTAGGTCTGCTCGCGGGCGGCTTCGGTGGCTGGGTGGACTCCGTGATCATGCGACTCGTAGACATCTTGCTCTCCGTACCGAACCTGCTCTTGGCTGTGTCTATCGCAGCCGTACTTGGCCAGGGACAATACGCGGTCATGATCGCAATCGGTGTCTCTCAGGTGCCCATCTTCGCGCGCTTGCTCCGTTCGAGCATGCTCCAGCAACGTGGCGCTGATTACATCTTGGCCGCCCAAACCTTGGGTCTGAGCCGCAGCACCATCACCATGACGCACTTGCTGCCGAACTCGATCGGTCCCGTCATCGTGCAAGCCACGCTGACGCTCGCTACCGCCGTGATCGACGCCGCCGCACTGTCCTTCCTGGGACTAGGTGGCGGACTCCCGCAAACTGCCGAATGGGGCCGCATGCTCACCTACGCGCAGACCGAGCTGGGTATCGCCCCGCAGCTCGCGTTCTTGCCGGGTATCTGCATCGCCGTCACCGCGCTTGGCTTCACTCTCCTGGGTGAATCGTTGCGTGAGGCTCTCGATCCGAAGTCGCGCCGCCGCTAA
- a CDS encoding ABC transporter permease, with translation MLRVIGKRIALLIPTLVGLSILLFLWVRSLPGGPATALLGDKATPEAVDRINEAYGFNKPIIEQYFTYIGKMLSGDFGTSLQTNRPVLEEFATRFPATVELTVVALIFAIGIGIPLGYWAATHVNKWQDNLSVVLSLFGVVIPVFFLAFIFKWLFAIKLPIFPTDGRQNPRIDATHVTDFYVLDGILTAEWDAAWDAFMHLILPGIALGTIPLAIIVRITRASVLEVQNADFVRTAKAKGLTPRLIRNRFVLRNAMLPVSTTIGLQTGLLISGAVLTETVFAFNGIGRFLRDAIFNLDYPVLQGFIIFIAILYSLINLLVDVSYGFIDPRVRVQ, from the coding sequence ATGCTCAGAGTTATCGGTAAGCGAATCGCGCTACTGATTCCCACGCTCGTGGGCCTCTCCATTTTGCTGTTTTTGTGGGTGCGTTCCCTACCCGGCGGTCCGGCAACGGCGCTGCTGGGCGACAAGGCCACCCCTGAAGCCGTTGACCGCATCAACGAAGCGTACGGCTTCAACAAACCCATCATCGAGCAGTACTTCACCTACATCGGGAAGATGCTCAGCGGCGACTTCGGGACCTCGCTCCAAACTAACCGTCCCGTTCTTGAAGAATTCGCCACGCGTTTCCCGGCAACGGTCGAGCTGACCGTCGTGGCGCTGATCTTCGCGATCGGCATCGGTATCCCGTTGGGTTACTGGGCCGCGACGCACGTGAACAAGTGGCAGGACAACCTCTCCGTGGTGCTCTCGCTCTTCGGCGTTGTCATCCCTGTCTTCTTCCTCGCCTTTATTTTCAAGTGGCTCTTCGCCATCAAGCTCCCGATCTTCCCCACTGACGGCCGGCAAAACCCCCGTATCGACGCCACGCATGTCACGGACTTCTATGTCCTTGATGGCATTTTGACCGCAGAGTGGGACGCCGCATGGGATGCGTTCATGCACTTGATACTTCCCGGCATTGCCTTGGGAACTATCCCGTTGGCGATCATCGTGCGCATCACCCGTGCATCCGTGCTGGAAGTCCAGAACGCTGACTTCGTGCGGACCGCGAAAGCCAAGGGCCTGACCCCACGGCTGATCCGAAACCGCTTTGTGCTGCGCAACGCGATGCTCCCGGTTTCCACGACCATTGGTCTCCAGACTGGTTTGCTCATCTCTGGTGCCGTGCTAACGGAGACTGTCTTCGCGTTCAACGGCATCGGACGGTTCTTGCGAGATGCCATCTTCAATCTGGACTATCCCGTCTTGCAAGGATTTATCATCTTCATTGCGATCCTGTACTCGCTCATCAACTTGCTCGTTGATGTCTCGTACGGGTTCATCGATCCAAGGGTGCGTGTGCAATGA
- a CDS encoding ABC transporter substrate-binding protein produces MSLQFKKGALSTAAVLAAGALVLSGCVQSQRDNNASSSSGAASGSVNSTFVFAASSDPKSLDPAYASDGESFRVSRQIFEGLVGVKAGSADPEPLLAESWTASEDGLTYDFKLKSGVKFHDGTTFDAKAVCFNFDRWYNFKGLQQAESVAYYYGSLFKGFADKPENAVYKSCEATSESEAKVTLAKPFAGFIAALSLPAFAMQSPKALDEFKADEISGSAESPVLSEYAKGHPVGTGPFKFDSWSPGQELNLSANPDYWGEKGQIQKIIFRVIDEPTARRQALEAGTIDGYDLVSPADTQALKDAGFNVVAREPFTILYLGINQTVKELQDVKVRQAISYAIDKDALIKQTLPEGTKKAIEFIPEVVNGYTEDVETYDYDPAKAKQLLAEAGYPNGFTVKFNYPTGVSRPYMPTPEQVFTNISAQLEEVGIKVEAQPNKWSPDYLDRIQSSKDHGIHLLGWTGDYNDTDNFVGVFFGKEKPEFGFKDEDLFKKLEEARQEPVLEKQTPLYEAINKQVSETVPAVPLAHPAPSLAFAERVESYPASPVNDETFNLIKLTK; encoded by the coding sequence ATGTCTCTGCAGTTCAAGAAGGGCGCTCTCTCCACGGCAGCCGTGCTGGCCGCCGGCGCTCTGGTACTGAGCGGTTGCGTTCAATCTCAACGTGACAACAATGCAAGTAGCTCTTCCGGAGCCGCTAGCGGTTCTGTGAATTCCACGTTCGTGTTCGCTGCGTCCTCGGATCCAAAGTCCTTGGATCCTGCGTACGCTTCTGACGGCGAATCATTCCGTGTCTCGCGTCAGATCTTTGAAGGACTCGTAGGAGTCAAGGCCGGATCAGCTGACCCAGAACCGCTCTTGGCGGAGTCTTGGACGGCATCCGAAGATGGCCTCACCTACGACTTCAAGCTCAAGTCTGGCGTGAAGTTCCACGATGGCACCACGTTCGATGCCAAGGCCGTGTGCTTCAACTTCGATCGTTGGTACAACTTCAAGGGCCTCCAGCAGGCTGAGTCCGTGGCGTACTACTACGGTTCCCTCTTCAAGGGCTTTGCAGACAAGCCTGAGAATGCTGTTTACAAGTCTTGCGAAGCAACCTCTGAGAGCGAAGCAAAGGTGACGCTGGCTAAGCCATTCGCTGGCTTCATCGCAGCGCTGTCTTTGCCTGCTTTCGCCATGCAGTCGCCGAAGGCTCTTGACGAGTTCAAGGCTGACGAGATTTCCGGCTCCGCTGAGTCTCCAGTGCTCTCTGAGTACGCTAAGGGCCACCCAGTTGGTACGGGTCCATTCAAGTTTGATTCGTGGAGCCCAGGCCAGGAGCTCAACCTTTCCGCAAACCCTGACTACTGGGGCGAAAAGGGCCAGATCCAGAAGATCATCTTCCGCGTCATCGATGAGCCAACCGCACGTCGTCAGGCACTCGAAGCTGGCACGATCGATGGCTACGACCTCGTGTCGCCAGCTGATACGCAGGCGCTCAAGGATGCAGGCTTCAACGTGGTGGCACGCGAGCCATTCACGATCCTCTACTTGGGTATCAACCAGACCGTCAAGGAACTCCAGGACGTCAAGGTTCGCCAGGCTATCTCTTACGCCATCGACAAGGATGCGCTCATCAAGCAGACGCTTCCTGAAGGCACCAAGAAGGCTATCGAGTTCATACCTGAGGTCGTCAACGGCTACACGGAAGACGTCGAAACCTACGACTACGATCCTGCCAAGGCAAAGCAGCTTCTCGCAGAGGCTGGCTACCCGAACGGCTTCACCGTGAAGTTCAATTACCCAACCGGTGTTTCTCGTCCGTACATGCCAACGCCAGAGCAGGTGTTCACCAACATCTCCGCTCAGCTGGAAGAAGTTGGCATCAAGGTCGAGGCACAGCCAAACAAGTGGTCGCCGGACTACTTGGACCGCATTCAGTCCTCGAAGGACCACGGCATTCACTTGCTCGGTTGGACGGGTGACTACAACGACACGGACAACTTCGTAGGCGTGTTCTTCGGTAAGGAGAAGCCGGAATTCGGTTTCAAGGACGAAGACCTCTTCAAGAAGTTGGAAGAAGCTCGCCAGGAGCCAGTGCTTGAGAAGCAGACTCCGCTTTACGAGGCCATCAACAAGCAGGTTTCGGAAACCGTGCCAGCAGTTCCGCTTGCGCACCCAGCTCCCTCCTTGGCGTTCGCCGAGCGTGTGGAGTCCTACCCTGCTAGCCCGGTCAATGACGAGACCTTCAATCTGATCAAGCTCACTAAGTAA
- a CDS encoding alanine/glycine:cation symporter family protein → MDWEAVETFLGDIGSFIWGPFFLIPLLLGTGIYLTIRLGGIQFIRLWAGLDLGILRRKDAGSEGDISQFQALTTALAATVGTGNIVGVATAIGIGGPGALFWMWVTGVLGMASKYTEAYLGVRFRTTDEAGEKSGGPQFYLQRGIKGPLGKILGLSFAIFAVLACFGIGNMTQGNSIAQNLDHSFSIPTWVTGLILTIATMIVLVGGIKSIGKVTAGFVPIMIIFYVLGALYILIANIGQVPAAFAQIFTEAFTGTSAVGGFAGSAIIIAVQYGVARGIFSNESGMGSAAIAAAAAQTSHPVRQGLVSMTQTFIDTIIVVSCTGLVIITTGVWKQTDESGEQISAAIMTGEAFTHGLPGTWGHWIVTIGLVMFAYSTILGWAYYGERNIERLFGRGAVMPFRVLFSAVVFVGCTVQLGVVWNFSDVMNGLMAFPNLIGLLLLSGLVARETRHYLKHDPKLVATKEEVESFMAGRPGWQEWKDGDVRGSSATVRAPEDDLV, encoded by the coding sequence ATGGACTGGGAAGCAGTCGAAACATTCCTAGGAGACATCGGTAGCTTTATCTGGGGACCTTTCTTCCTCATTCCGCTTCTCCTGGGAACCGGCATTTACCTCACCATTCGTCTGGGCGGCATTCAGTTCATTCGTTTGTGGGCTGGACTCGATCTGGGCATTTTGCGGCGTAAAGACGCAGGATCCGAAGGCGACATCTCGCAGTTTCAAGCTTTGACTACCGCGCTCGCTGCAACCGTCGGTACCGGTAATATCGTGGGTGTTGCCACGGCTATCGGTATTGGTGGACCGGGCGCACTGTTCTGGATGTGGGTTACCGGCGTCTTGGGTATGGCATCCAAGTACACCGAGGCCTACTTGGGCGTGCGTTTCCGCACCACCGATGAAGCCGGCGAAAAATCCGGTGGACCGCAGTTCTACTTGCAGCGCGGTATCAAGGGACCTCTCGGAAAAATCTTGGGTCTGTCCTTCGCGATATTCGCTGTGCTTGCCTGCTTCGGCATCGGCAACATGACTCAGGGCAACTCGATTGCCCAGAACCTTGATCACTCTTTCAGCATTCCAACATGGGTAACCGGTTTGATCCTGACGATCGCCACCATGATTGTTCTGGTGGGTGGCATCAAGTCCATCGGTAAGGTCACGGCTGGCTTCGTGCCCATCATGATCATCTTCTACGTGCTGGGCGCGCTGTACATCTTGATCGCCAACATTGGTCAGGTTCCTGCGGCTTTTGCACAGATCTTCACGGAAGCCTTCACCGGCACCTCCGCAGTAGGTGGTTTCGCAGGATCCGCGATCATCATCGCCGTTCAATACGGTGTGGCTCGCGGTATCTTCTCTAACGAATCCGGCATGGGCTCGGCAGCTATCGCAGCCGCCGCCGCTCAGACCTCGCACCCAGTTCGTCAGGGCCTCGTCTCCATGACGCAGACCTTCATTGACACGATCATCGTGGTTTCCTGCACCGGCCTGGTGATCATCACGACCGGCGTGTGGAAGCAGACGGATGAATCCGGCGAGCAGATCTCCGCTGCCATCATGACCGGCGAAGCCTTCACGCACGGCTTGCCGGGAACCTGGGGGCACTGGATTGTCACGATCGGCTTGGTCATGTTTGCCTACTCCACCATTCTTGGCTGGGCATACTACGGCGAGCGAAACATTGAGCGACTGTTCGGCCGTGGAGCTGTGATGCCTTTCCGCGTGCTCTTCTCTGCCGTGGTCTTCGTAGGCTGCACGGTTCAGTTGGGTGTCGTCTGGAACTTCTCAGACGTTATGAACGGTCTGATGGCGTTCCCGAACCTCATTGGCTTGCTCTTGCTGTCCGGTTTGGTGGCACGCGAAACGCGCCACTACTTGAAGCATGATCCAAAGCTTGTCGCCACGAAGGAAGAGGTCGAATCATTCATGGCTGGCCGCCCAGGCTGGCAGGAATGGAAAGACGGTGACGTTCGTGGTTCTTCCGCAACGGTTCGGGCCCCCGAAGACGACCTTGTCTAG
- a CDS encoding AzlD domain-containing protein has translation MDMWVWILAACAAAFALKFAGYLVPARFLQDERILRVAGMMTIGLLASLTIVNTVATGQTLTADSRIGALIVAGIALYFKASFLVVVILGAVTAALLRLAGLP, from the coding sequence ATGGATATGTGGGTATGGATTCTGGCGGCTTGCGCCGCGGCCTTTGCTCTAAAGTTCGCGGGATATTTGGTTCCGGCGAGGTTTTTGCAGGATGAGCGTATTTTGCGCGTCGCCGGGATGATGACTATTGGCCTGCTGGCCTCGTTGACCATCGTGAATACCGTTGCCACAGGTCAGACGTTGACCGCCGATTCACGCATTGGCGCGCTCATTGTTGCGGGCATCGCTTTGTACTTCAAAGCATCATTCTTGGTAGTGGTCATTCTGGGAGCGGTCACCGCTGCGCTCCTACGTCTAGCCGGGTTGCCCTAG
- a CDS encoding AzlC family ABC transporter permease encodes MPRFLTPATKIGLSVSLATGLYGISFGALSIAAGLTFWQTMALGLLMFTGGSQFAFVGVIAGGGSGVSAFGAATLLGLRNLVYGMQMNALMRPRGLAKALMAHVTIDESVATASGQTSNSEMRRGFWVAGVGVFVLWNAFIVVGALLGDALGDPKRWGLDGAAVAAFLGLLWPRLTARQPVAIAVVCALATVLAVPAVPPGIPILIAALIAGLWGWFGQGKRGQGLEPEVNPYDAAGPGSAEEAR; translated from the coding sequence GTGCCTCGTTTCCTGACTCCCGCGACGAAGATCGGCCTGTCCGTCTCGCTCGCTACGGGGCTGTACGGCATTTCTTTCGGGGCCCTCTCCATCGCCGCGGGCCTCACTTTCTGGCAAACCATGGCTCTGGGCCTGCTCATGTTCACGGGCGGCTCCCAATTCGCGTTTGTCGGCGTCATTGCGGGCGGCGGTTCCGGGGTCAGTGCTTTCGGCGCCGCGACGCTGCTGGGCTTGCGCAACCTGGTCTACGGCATGCAAATGAACGCGCTCATGCGTCCGCGCGGGCTAGCCAAAGCGCTCATGGCGCACGTGACCATCGACGAATCCGTGGCCACCGCGTCCGGCCAAACCAGCAATTCAGAAATGCGCCGTGGCTTCTGGGTTGCCGGCGTGGGTGTTTTCGTTTTGTGGAACGCCTTCATTGTCGTTGGCGCCCTCTTGGGTGATGCGCTTGGCGATCCCAAACGCTGGGGTCTGGACGGCGCTGCGGTAGCCGCGTTCCTCGGCTTGCTCTGGCCAAGATTGACGGCGCGTCAGCCGGTGGCCATCGCCGTCGTATGCGCCCTCGCTACCGTGCTGGCCGTGCCCGCGGTGCCGCCTGGAATCCCCATCCTGATCGCGGCCCTCATCGCCGGGCTATGGGGTTGGTTCGGCCAGGGCAAGCGCGGCCAAGGACTCGAGCCAGAAGTTAACCCGTACGACGCCGCTGGGCCCGGTTCCGCTGAAGAGGCTCGCTAA
- a CDS encoding glycerophosphodiester phosphodiesterase, protein MRIQFFAHRGSSATFAENTRASYLQAIAEGADGVECDVHLTEDFEVVCHHDFELGRTSDGTGSVSSLTLAQLREFDFSSWKGKRIPDEFGSKSSQLVTLGELIELCVAAGRKLGLAIELKHPSPYGRRLEERVLEVLMQHGWDPESSRIGDVRVSLMSFDPDSITYMNESVGREFLCQLVSDVTDEAVEEVLAFGQLGRTAVTNVLTGALNRGLENIDAGVAGIAGPGVEFVRAHEDLVRSWVASGRMLRVWTVDALADAGYLVGLGVQQLTSNRPAPLRRELLHK, encoded by the coding sequence ACCGAGGCTCATCGGCCACTTTCGCCGAAAATACCCGCGCTTCATACCTGCAAGCTATCGCTGAGGGCGCAGACGGTGTGGAGTGCGACGTCCACCTGACCGAAGACTTTGAAGTGGTCTGCCACCATGACTTTGAGTTGGGACGGACCTCGGATGGAACGGGCAGTGTTTCTTCGCTGACCTTGGCTCAGCTGCGCGAGTTCGACTTCTCCTCCTGGAAGGGCAAGCGCATCCCGGACGAGTTCGGGTCTAAGTCCTCGCAGCTCGTGACGCTCGGCGAACTCATTGAACTGTGCGTTGCCGCCGGGCGGAAGCTGGGGCTGGCCATTGAGCTCAAACACCCTTCGCCGTACGGTCGCCGCCTTGAAGAGCGCGTGCTGGAGGTCCTCATGCAGCACGGCTGGGATCCGGAATCCTCCCGCATTGGCGACGTCCGCGTGAGCCTCATGAGCTTTGATCCCGATTCCATCACCTACATGAACGAAAGCGTGGGCCGCGAATTCTTGTGCCAGCTGGTCTCCGACGTGACTGATGAAGCCGTGGAAGAAGTACTAGCGTTCGGCCAGTTGGGCCGTACTGCCGTGACGAACGTGCTGACGGGAGCTTTGAACCGCGGCCTCGAGAACATTGACGCCGGAGTCGCTGGCATCGCCGGTCCCGGCGTGGAATTTGTGCGAGCCCACGAAGACCTCGTGCGCTCATGGGTGGCCTCGGGCCGAATGTTGCGCGTCTGGACCGTGGATGCGCTCGCAGACGCCGGATACTTGGTGGGTCTGGGCGTCCAGCAGCTCACGAGCAACCGTCCCGCACCGTTGCGCCGCGAACTTCTCCACAAATAA